Proteins co-encoded in one Flavobacterium fluviale genomic window:
- the gpmI gene encoding 2,3-bisphosphoglycerate-independent phosphoglycerate mutase: protein MNKKVILMILDGWGKSPDPKVSAIDNANVPFINSLYKNYPSAQLRTDGLNVGLPEGQMGNSEVGHMNLGAGRIVYQDLAKINLAVEHKTLAKEQVLIDAFTYAKNNNKKVHFLGLVSDGGVHSHTSHLRGLIDASQEYGLDQVYVHAFTDGRDVDPKSGAKYIHDLEDYIKDTPVKIASIIGRYYSMDRDRRWERIKLAYDLVVNGIGIPSTNPVASVLDSYAHEVTDEFIAPVVIVDEEQKPLATIVEGDVVIFFNFRTDRGRELTEALSQQDFHEQNMHKLNLYYVTLTNYDETYQNVKVVYNKDNITETLGEVLEKAGKKQIRIAETEKYPHVTFFFSGGRETPFEGESRILRNSPKVATYDLQPEMSAYELADALVPELNKGEVDFVCLNFANGDMVGHTGIMEAAIRACEAVDACAKRVIEAALANDYTTIVIADHGNCETMINPDGSPNTAHTTNPVPIILVDKQLKTIQDGVLGDIAPTILELMGVQQPNAMTCHSLL, encoded by the coding sequence ATGAACAAAAAAGTTATCCTTATGATTTTAGATGGTTGGGGAAAATCTCCTGACCCTAAAGTATCTGCAATAGACAATGCAAATGTTCCTTTTATAAACAGTCTTTACAAAAATTACCCAAGCGCACAGCTTAGAACCGACGGTTTAAATGTTGGTTTACCAGAAGGGCAAATGGGGAACAGCGAGGTTGGACACATGAATCTTGGTGCCGGAAGAATTGTTTATCAGGATTTAGCAAAAATAAACTTAGCCGTAGAACATAAAACTTTAGCAAAAGAACAAGTTTTAATTGATGCTTTTACTTATGCTAAAAACAATAATAAAAAAGTACACTTTTTAGGATTAGTTTCAGATGGTGGTGTTCACTCACATACTTCACACCTTCGTGGGTTAATCGATGCTTCTCAAGAATATGGTTTAGACCAAGTTTACGTGCACGCCTTTACAGACGGACGTGACGTTGATCCTAAATCTGGAGCAAAATACATTCATGATTTAGAAGATTATATCAAAGATACTCCTGTAAAAATTGCTTCGATCATTGGCCGTTACTATTCAATGGATCGTGACAGACGCTGGGAACGTATTAAATTAGCATACGATTTAGTAGTTAACGGAATCGGAATTCCGTCTACAAATCCTGTAGCAAGTGTTCTTGACAGCTACGCACATGAAGTTACAGACGAATTTATTGCTCCAGTTGTAATTGTGGATGAAGAGCAAAAACCTCTAGCTACAATTGTTGAAGGTGATGTTGTTATCTTCTTTAACTTTAGAACAGACAGAGGTCGTGAACTTACAGAAGCACTTTCGCAACAAGACTTTCACGAGCAGAATATGCATAAACTAAACTTGTATTATGTAACTTTGACAAACTACGACGAAACTTACCAAAATGTAAAAGTGGTTTACAATAAAGATAATATTACCGAAACCCTTGGTGAAGTTTTAGAAAAAGCTGGTAAAAAACAAATTAGAATTGCTGAGACAGAGAAATATCCGCACGTAACATTTTTCTTTTCTGGCGGTAGAGAAACTCCTTTTGAAGGTGAATCTAGAATTTTAAGAAATTCTCCAAAAGTTGCCACTTACGATTTACAGCCAGAAATGAGTGCTTACGAATTGGCAGACGCACTTGTTCCTGAATTAAATAAAGGTGAAGTTGATTTCGTTTGCTTGAACTTTGCAAATGGTGACATGGTTGGGCATACTGGAATTATGGAAGCCGCAATTAGAGCTTGTGAAGCAGTAGATGCTTGTGCCAAAAGAGTTATTGAAGCTGCTCTTGCTAACGATTATACTACAATTGTAATTGCCGATCACGGAAACTGCGAAACTATGATCAATCCTGATGGATCTCCAAATACAGCACACACAACAAACCCAGTGCCGATTATTTTGGTTGACAAACAATTAAAAACCATTCAAGATGGTGTTTTAGGTGACATCGCCCCTACCATTTTAGAATTAATGGGAGTACAGCAGCCAAATGCTATGACTTGTCATTCGCTTTTGTAG
- a CDS encoding murein L,D-transpeptidase catalytic domain family protein — MIYKIYPLFVFLLLSFGKDSKNTTDLKTNAVVKSIAKVEKVTVDSKIESVYNTLNSNNFKMPELKTFSEALKGFYLLKEKGVIKKNILTLIDFSMSSNTKRLWVIDLTTNKILFNSLVAHGRNTGEEFASAFSNLNSSFKSSLGFYATGEIYQGKHGASLRLDGLEDGVNDNARQRGVVMHGADYVSESFIRNHKRLGRSQGCPALPVEMTSEIIQLIKDKSCLYIYHPSRSFAMEERLIS, encoded by the coding sequence ATGATTTACAAAATCTATCCGCTATTTGTGTTTTTGCTGTTATCTTTTGGAAAAGATTCAAAAAACACTACCGACCTTAAAACAAACGCTGTCGTAAAATCAATTGCTAAAGTTGAAAAAGTAACAGTTGATTCAAAGATTGAAAGCGTTTATAACACTTTAAATTCTAACAACTTTAAAATGCCGGAACTTAAAACTTTCTCGGAAGCTTTAAAAGGATTTTATTTGTTGAAAGAAAAAGGAGTTATCAAGAAAAACATTTTAACGTTAATCGACTTTAGTATGTCATCAAACACAAAACGTTTGTGGGTAATTGATTTGACAACTAATAAAATCTTGTTTAATTCACTTGTAGCTCACGGAAGAAATACTGGAGAAGAGTTTGCATCTGCATTTTCAAATCTAAATTCTTCATTTAAAAGCAGTTTAGGCTTTTATGCTACTGGCGAAATATATCAGGGAAAACATGGTGCTTCTCTACGTTTAGATGGTTTAGAAGATGGTGTAAACGACAACGCACGTCAAAGAGGTGTTGTTATGCACGGAGCAGATTATGTATCTGAATCATTCATCAGAAACCATAAAAGATTAGGAAGAAGCCAAGGTTGTCCTGCTCTTCCAGTAGAAATGACAAGTGAAATAATTCAGTTAATAAAAGACAAATCGTGTTTATATATCTATCATCCATCTAGAAGTTTCGCGATGGAAGAGCGACTAATTTCTTAG
- a CDS encoding L,D-transpeptidase family protein yields MKKLYFVLVISFFLGCKKDTPKPAPAIKKTVPAIILTDERKVEIDTALIGTFKSETLKQFYIASENKTVWGNLEKRTYVLSQLQKSDELGLEPEDYKASQLKKFEDKVSSLSDSDLATYDILLTYNFEKYLNHLHKGKLDPKKIYTNWDLEEKVLDINSVLIKAFNRNKLDSIVENIQPKTQTYKQLLKALEIINTFPDDDIKNIESVEKITLNDTNSALVKIKKKLLFWKDMTGKDSLTKIYDKKTFEAVKKFQERHGLASDGVIGAGTISALNYTKERRRNQIIANLERWRWYPNELSENYFIINIPDYSLNVVENQDTTLVRNVVVGTSKRRTPIITSFLKTVVFNPTWTVPPTILKEDVVPAMKRNRNYLAKKNITIYDSSGNVVDPIAWNENKPNRYRYVQSPGSSNSLGLMKILFPNHHSVYLHDTNHRNIFGRSNRSMSSGCVRVENPLELAQHILDVDGNWPQDRIDTIIASKKTMSFKITKKYDLYQWYWTAWSKKNQLLFRADIYNLDSDLYDKLRN; encoded by the coding sequence ATGAAAAAACTTTACTTCGTATTAGTAATATCCTTTTTTTTGGGATGTAAAAAAGACACCCCAAAACCTGCCCCCGCCATCAAAAAAACGGTGCCGGCAATTATACTTACTGACGAAAGAAAAGTTGAAATAGATACAGCTTTAATTGGCACTTTTAAAAGCGAAACATTAAAACAATTTTATATCGCATCTGAAAACAAAACGGTCTGGGGAAACCTTGAAAAGAGAACTTATGTTTTATCTCAATTACAAAAATCGGACGAATTAGGCTTAGAACCAGAAGATTACAAAGCATCTCAGCTAAAAAAGTTTGAAGACAAAGTTAGTTCTCTCAGTGATTCTGACTTAGCTACTTATGACATATTATTGACTTACAATTTTGAAAAATATCTCAATCATTTACACAAAGGAAAACTGGATCCCAAGAAAATCTATACCAATTGGGATCTAGAAGAAAAAGTATTGGATATAAATTCTGTTCTAATAAAAGCTTTCAACAGAAACAAACTCGACAGTATTGTCGAAAATATTCAGCCAAAAACACAAACCTACAAACAGCTTTTGAAAGCACTGGAAATAATAAATACATTTCCAGATGATGATATAAAAAACATCGAATCTGTCGAAAAAATCACTTTAAACGATACGAATTCCGCCTTAGTGAAAATTAAAAAAAAGCTGTTGTTTTGGAAAGATATGACTGGAAAAGACAGTCTTACAAAAATTTACGACAAAAAAACTTTCGAAGCAGTTAAGAAGTTTCAAGAAAGACACGGACTTGCTTCTGATGGCGTTATTGGCGCTGGAACAATCAGTGCTTTAAATTATACTAAAGAAAGAAGAAGGAACCAGATTATTGCCAATTTGGAAAGATGGAGATGGTATCCTAATGAATTATCGGAAAACTATTTTATTATAAATATTCCTGATTACAGCTTGAATGTTGTTGAAAATCAAGACACGACCTTAGTTAGAAATGTTGTTGTAGGGACTAGTAAAAGAAGAACTCCTATTATTACTTCGTTTTTAAAAACAGTTGTTTTTAATCCGACTTGGACGGTACCTCCTACTATTTTAAAAGAGGATGTTGTTCCTGCTATGAAACGTAACCGAAATTATTTAGCTAAAAAAAACATTACCATTTATGATTCGTCTGGAAATGTTGTCGATCCGATTGCTTGGAATGAAAACAAACCCAATAGATATCGCTATGTACAAAGTCCTGGAAGCTCGAATTCGCTGGGATTAATGAAAATATTATTTCCAAATCATCATAGTGTTTATCTGCACGATACCAATCACCGTAACATTTTTGGCCGCAGCAACCGTTCTATGAGCTCAGGCTGTGTGCGTGTTGAAAATCCTTTGGAGCTTGCACAGCATATTTTGGATGTGGATGGCAACTGGCCTCAAGATCGAATTGATACTATCATTGCTTCTAAAAAAACCATGAGTTTTAAAATCACAAAAAAATATGATTTATACCAATGGTATTGGACAGCTTGGAGCAAAAAAAATCAGCTCCTTTTTAGAGCTGATATTTATAATCTAGATTCGGATTTATATGATAAACTAAGAAATTAG
- a CDS encoding DUF5916 domain-containing protein, with protein sequence MKKIILFGFLFTALCGYSQKKAIQAQVTSQYISIDGKLDEPAWENAPIASDFIMLEPDNGKSIPFEKRTEVKVLYNNDAIYIGAMMYDDEPSKILKEISQRDNFGTADLFGVFINGFNDGQQDFMFYVSAADVQGDCIMTDANGEDYSWDAVWISKAAVKENGWVVEIKIPYSALRFSAENKQTWGINFFREVKRDRFKYTWNFIDSKIGTFTQQAGTLEGIENIKPPTRLFLMPYASYYLNAADGQKTYGTLKGGMDIKYGINDAFTIDAILIPDFGQTKYDDQILNLGPFEQQFNENRAFFTEGTDLFSKGNMFYSRRIGGAPSTEPSLNENEEIIELPSAVNLVNALKVSGRTKNGLGIGVLNAVTEKTFAGIRDTITGESRREIVEPLTNYNVLVLDQRFRKNSSVTFINTNVSRNGHFRDANVTGLAWDLNTKANTYSLFGNTKYSFINDVEDKKGFYSTISLAETSGNYRYSIGSDFVTKDYDPNDLGINFYTNYYNFYGNANYRILNPTKKFNTFRINYNMYTEFNKESGKLQDNSINANLNLTTVKNNYYGTGITFYPLEIYDYYEPRAENRYVTIPRKIETWGSISTNYNHKFAIDLNGTFNVFDESERITYGFDIGPRYRFSDKLLLTYFFSYLRKNNNKGYIDQIDADDNGNTPNEIIFANRNVITYSNTLGGKYAVNSAMTINLSVRQYWSYADNKNILLLEPDGDLNPYPQYTTNKNSSFYSWNADLSFSWWFAPGSQLSALYRNNASNFERIIDKDFKHNVSGLLNNDALKHIFSVSVKYFIDYNAVKNKLGKRA encoded by the coding sequence ATGAAAAAAATAATTCTATTCGGTTTTCTATTTACTGCCTTGTGCGGTTACAGTCAAAAAAAAGCAATTCAGGCGCAGGTAACTTCACAGTATATTTCTATTGACGGAAAACTAGATGAACCAGCATGGGAAAATGCACCGATCGCTTCGGATTTTATTATGCTGGAACCAGACAACGGGAAATCTATTCCTTTTGAAAAAAGAACAGAAGTTAAAGTTCTTTATAATAATGATGCGATTTACATCGGCGCTATGATGTATGATGATGAACCTTCTAAAATTTTAAAAGAAATCTCGCAGCGGGATAACTTTGGAACCGCAGATCTTTTTGGTGTTTTTATAAATGGTTTTAATGATGGTCAGCAAGATTTTATGTTTTATGTTTCTGCTGCAGATGTTCAGGGTGACTGCATTATGACCGATGCAAATGGCGAAGATTATTCGTGGGACGCTGTTTGGATCAGTAAAGCTGCTGTAAAAGAAAATGGATGGGTTGTCGAAATTAAAATACCATATTCAGCATTACGTTTTTCTGCAGAAAACAAACAAACTTGGGGAATCAATTTTTTTAGGGAAGTAAAACGTGATCGCTTTAAATACACTTGGAATTTTATAGACAGTAAAATAGGAACTTTTACACAGCAGGCGGGAACTTTAGAAGGAATCGAAAATATAAAACCTCCTACTCGATTGTTTTTGATGCCTTATGCGTCTTATTATTTAAATGCTGCAGACGGACAAAAAACCTACGGAACTCTTAAGGGAGGAATGGATATCAAGTACGGAATTAACGATGCTTTTACTATTGATGCTATTTTAATTCCTGATTTTGGGCAAACAAAATATGACGATCAGATTTTAAATCTCGGTCCTTTTGAACAGCAGTTTAACGAAAACAGAGCTTTTTTTACAGAAGGAACAGATTTATTCAGCAAAGGAAATATGTTTTATTCCAGAAGAATCGGAGGCGCGCCGTCAACCGAGCCTTCATTAAATGAAAACGAAGAAATAATCGAATTACCCTCAGCTGTAAATCTTGTAAACGCTTTAAAGGTTTCGGGAAGAACCAAAAACGGCTTAGGAATTGGAGTTTTAAATGCTGTTACAGAAAAAACTTTTGCCGGAATAAGAGACACAATCACTGGCGAAAGTAGACGCGAAATCGTAGAACCACTTACCAATTACAATGTTTTGGTTTTGGATCAGCGTTTTCGTAAAAATTCATCTGTGACATTTATTAATACCAATGTCAGCCGCAATGGGCATTTTAGAGACGCGAATGTTACCGGATTGGCTTGGGATTTAAATACAAAAGCAAATACGTATAGTTTGTTTGGAAATACCAAATACAGCTTTATAAATGATGTGGAAGATAAAAAGGGATTTTATTCTACCATAAGTCTTGCAGAAACCAGTGGAAACTATAGATACAGCATCGGATCTGATTTTGTAACGAAAGACTACGATCCTAACGATCTCGGAATTAATTTCTACACCAACTATTATAATTTTTACGGGAATGCTAATTATAGAATTCTAAATCCTACTAAAAAGTTCAACACGTTTAGAATCAACTATAATATGTATACGGAATTCAATAAGGAATCTGGAAAATTGCAGGATAACAGTATCAATGCTAATTTGAATTTGACAACAGTCAAAAATAATTATTACGGGACTGGAATTACTTTCTATCCTCTAGAAATTTACGATTATTACGAACCGCGTGCTGAGAACAGATATGTTACTATTCCAAGAAAAATAGAAACATGGGGAAGTATTTCAACAAACTACAACCATAAATTTGCCATAGACTTAAACGGAACTTTTAATGTTTTTGATGAATCTGAAAGAATTACTTATGGATTTGACATTGGGCCGAGATATCGTTTCAGCGACAAACTTTTATTGACTTATTTCTTTAGTTACCTCAGAAAAAATAACAATAAAGGTTATATCGACCAAATTGATGCCGATGATAATGGCAACACTCCAAACGAAATCATTTTTGCCAACAGAAATGTTATTACGTATTCTAATACTTTAGGAGGTAAATATGCCGTAAACAGCGCCATGACAATTAATCTGTCTGTTCGACAATATTGGTCTTATGCCGATAATAAAAATATTCTTCTTTTGGAACCAGACGGAGATTTAAATCCGTATCCGCAATACACAACCAATAAAAATTCCAGTTTTTATTCTTGGAATGCCGATTTATCATTTTCTTGGTGGTTTGCTCCTGGAAGCCAGCTTTCTGCTTTATACAGAAACAATGCATCTAATTTTGAACGAATTATTGATAAAGATTTCAAACATAATGTTTCTGGACTTCTAAATAATGATGCATTAAAACACATCTTTTCAGTAAGCGTGAAATATTTTATTGACTATAATGCTGTCAAAAATAAACTCGGAAAAAGAGCTTAG
- a CDS encoding GNAT family N-acetyltransferase: MITIKEIPSKETYAVRQPVLRKGKPIESCIFEGDDLETTHHFGLFDNENLIGIISLFNKINTIFAEQNQAQIRGMAVLETHQKMGFGEALVRHCETYCNENKVDLIWFNARTTAVGFYQKMNYQPLGESFDIKDVGEHYMMFKKL; encoded by the coding sequence ATGATTACAATTAAAGAAATTCCATCAAAAGAAACTTATGCCGTGCGTCAACCTGTTTTAAGAAAAGGCAAACCTATAGAAAGCTGTATCTTTGAAGGTGATGATTTAGAAACCACTCATCATTTTGGTTTATTTGATAATGAAAATTTAATAGGAATTATTTCCTTGTTTAATAAAATCAACACTATATTTGCCGAACAAAATCAAGCTCAAATTCGAGGGATGGCAGTCTTAGAAACGCATCAAAAAATGGGATTTGGCGAGGCTTTGGTAAGACATTGTGAAACCTACTGCAATGAAAACAAAGTCGATTTGATTTGGTTTAACGCCAGAACAACAGCTGTTGGCTTTTATCAAAAAATGAATTACCAGCCCCTAGGTGAATCATTTGATATTAAAGACGTTGGCGAACATTATATGATGTTTAAAAAATTATAG